From the Amycolatopsis thermoflava N1165 genome, one window contains:
- a CDS encoding FAD-dependent monooxygenase codes for MNRTVLISGASIAGPSTAFWLNRLGYATTVVERAPALREGGQAVDFRGEQVSVLRRMGLLEEIRAHQTSMGEQHILDASGKRVASLPASMISGEVEIQRGDLSRVLYEATKDRTEYVFGDWITSLTETGSGVEVTFAHGAPRTVDLVIGADGLHSGVRALAFGPESRFRTEMGYACAGFSAPNHLRLDHTGLIYNVLGRGVTYAAQDPDGPANIGFVFAADGLTFDRKDEDQVKRLIAEVYDGVGWEVPRLLEGLRDAADLYFDELAHVYLPRYTSGRVALVGDAGWGVGPGGGGTGLAMMAAYVLAGELAAAGGDHAVAFERYESEVRPAAEAGAKQAKGTGPFLAPRTARGLWLRNQSHRMLTTRVFSGVFDKMTLKAANTLKLKDYGI; via the coding sequence ATGAACAGGACAGTGCTGATCTCCGGTGCGAGCATCGCAGGCCCGTCCACGGCGTTCTGGCTGAACCGCCTGGGCTACGCGACGACCGTGGTCGAGCGGGCGCCCGCCCTGCGTGAGGGCGGGCAGGCCGTCGACTTCCGCGGCGAGCAGGTGTCGGTGCTGCGGCGGATGGGGTTGCTGGAGGAGATTCGCGCGCACCAGACGTCGATGGGGGAGCAGCACATCCTGGACGCGTCCGGGAAGCGCGTGGCGAGCCTGCCTGCGTCGATGATCAGCGGTGAGGTCGAGATCCAGCGCGGGGACCTGAGCCGCGTGCTGTACGAGGCGACGAAGGACCGCACCGAGTACGTGTTCGGCGACTGGATCACGTCGCTGACGGAGACCGGTTCGGGTGTCGAGGTGACGTTCGCCCACGGCGCGCCGCGGACCGTCGACCTGGTGATCGGCGCCGACGGGCTGCACTCGGGCGTGCGGGCGCTGGCGTTCGGCCCGGAGTCGCGGTTCCGCACCGAGATGGGCTACGCGTGCGCGGGGTTCAGCGCGCCGAACCACCTGCGGCTCGACCACACCGGGCTGATCTACAACGTGCTCGGCCGGGGCGTGACGTACGCGGCGCAGGACCCGGACGGTCCGGCGAACATCGGTTTCGTCTTCGCGGCCGACGGCCTGACCTTCGACCGCAAGGACGAGGACCAGGTGAAGCGGTTGATCGCCGAGGTGTACGACGGCGTCGGCTGGGAGGTCCCGCGTCTGCTGGAGGGCCTGCGCGACGCGGCCGACCTGTACTTCGACGAGCTGGCGCACGTGTACCTGCCGCGCTACACCAGCGGCCGGGTCGCCCTGGTCGGCGACGCGGGCTGGGGCGTCGGGCCTGGCGGTGGCGGCACGGGACTGGCGATGATGGCGGCGTACGTGCTGGCGGGCGAGCTGGCCGCCGCGGGCGGGGACCACGCCGTGGCGTTCGAGCGGTACGAGTCGGAGGTCCGCCCCGCCGCCGAAGCGGGCGCGAAGCAGGCGAAGGGCACCGGCCCGTTCCTGGCGCCCCGCACCGCGCGCGGTCTGTGGCTGCGGAACCAGTCGCACCGCATGCTGACGACCCGCGTGTTCTCCGGGGTGTTCGACAAGATGACGCTGAAGGCGGCGAACACGTTGAAGCTGAAGGACTACGGGATCTGA
- a CDS encoding GNAT family N-acetyltransferase — protein sequence MTVTWRALRLDDAEAVTELFAAGEKVEPTGEEHSVADIRESLESPNSPLPEAGVAVLDGDRMIAYAMTARRTAADPVHHMRVESMVHPDHRTNALGAELLRWYEEASSELHRKVFPGAPLELHAMAHDNQRWYASVLRRGGYEHVRTFLDMAADLSALPSVESTVEPVRYEPRHEEATRLALNEAFREHFGSAPLTPELFRHRVTGSAGFRPELSFLTLDGDRVTALVLCVERGVADGEVVVEYVGTLPEARGRGAAKSLVARVLREARECGYRRAVLGVDGANPTGAQRVYERCGFAVTGHWHVHARPVSGR from the coding sequence ATGACTGTGACCTGGCGCGCACTGCGGCTGGACGACGCCGAAGCGGTGACGGAGTTGTTCGCCGCGGGCGAGAAGGTGGAGCCCACAGGGGAGGAGCACAGCGTCGCCGACATCAGGGAGAGCCTGGAGTCGCCGAACTCCCCGCTGCCCGAGGCGGGGGTCGCCGTGCTGGACGGCGACCGGATGATCGCCTACGCGATGACGGCACGCCGGACCGCCGCCGATCCGGTGCACCACATGCGGGTCGAGTCGATGGTGCACCCGGACCACCGGACGAATGCGCTCGGCGCGGAGCTGCTCCGGTGGTACGAGGAGGCGAGCTCCGAACTTCACCGGAAAGTGTTCCCGGGAGCGCCGCTGGAACTGCACGCCATGGCGCACGACAACCAGCGGTGGTACGCGTCGGTGCTGCGCCGCGGCGGCTACGAGCACGTGCGCACCTTCCTCGACATGGCGGCGGACCTGTCCGCCCTGCCGTCCGTGGAGTCCACGGTCGAGCCCGTCCGGTACGAGCCGCGGCACGAGGAGGCCACCCGGCTCGCCCTCAACGAGGCGTTCCGCGAACACTTCGGCAGCGCGCCGCTGACACCCGAGCTGTTCCGGCACCGCGTCACCGGCAGCGCGGGGTTCCGGCCGGAGCTGTCGTTCCTGACCCTCGACGGCGACCGGGTGACCGCGCTGGTGCTGTGCGTCGAACGCGGCGTGGCCGACGGCGAGGTGGTCGTCGAGTACGTCGGCACCCTGCCCGAGGCGCGGGGCCGCGGCGCGGCGAAGAGCCTGGTGGCTCGGGTGCTGCGGGAGGCTCGCGAGTGCGGCTACCGGCGGGCGGTGCTGGGTGTGGACGGCGCGAACCCGACCGGCGCGCAGCGGGTGTACGAGCGGTGCGGCTTCGCGGTGACCGGCCACTGGCACGTGCACGCGCGCCCGGTCAGCGGACGGTAA
- the yaaA gene encoding peroxide stress protein YaaA yields MLVLLPPSETKAAGGDGPPLDLDALSFPELNPLRRKLADALVELAGNVPESLDVLGLSARQEDEVARNGALWSAPTLPALERYTGVLYDALDYGGLRPAARAKADRRLAVASALFGIARGDDRIPAYRLSGGTTLPALGSLRSLWRPVLEPALAEVDGLIVDLRSGAYAALARIPRAITVRVVTASGKTVSHFNKAYKGKLAAALATATREPSTVEGLISAAERAGITLDRVGEQELELITDR; encoded by the coding sequence GTGCTGGTGCTGCTGCCTCCTTCGGAAACCAAAGCCGCCGGTGGGGACGGCCCTCCGCTGGATCTCGACGCGTTGTCGTTCCCCGAGCTGAACCCGCTGCGGCGCAAGCTGGCCGACGCGCTCGTGGAGCTGGCAGGCAACGTTCCGGAGAGCCTGGACGTGCTGGGGCTGTCGGCGCGACAGGAGGACGAGGTGGCGCGCAACGGCGCGCTCTGGAGCGCGCCCACCCTGCCCGCGCTGGAGCGCTACACCGGCGTGCTCTACGACGCGCTCGACTACGGCGGTCTGCGTCCCGCCGCACGGGCGAAGGCGGACCGCAGGCTGGCCGTCGCCTCCGCCCTGTTCGGCATCGCCCGCGGCGACGACCGCATCCCGGCCTACCGGCTCTCCGGCGGCACCACCCTGCCCGCGCTCGGCTCGCTGCGGTCGTTGTGGCGTCCGGTCCTCGAGCCCGCACTGGCCGAAGTGGACGGTCTGATCGTCGACCTGCGCTCCGGCGCCTACGCCGCGCTGGCCCGGATCCCGCGCGCGATCACCGTGCGCGTGGTCACCGCGAGCGGCAAGACCGTGAGCCACTTCAACAAGGCCTACAAGGGAAAGCTCGCCGCCGCGCTGGCGACCGCCACCCGCGAACCCTCCACTGTGGAAGGCCTGATCAGCGCCGCCGAGCGGGCCGGCATCACGCTCGACCGGGTCGGCGAGCAGGAACTGGAGCTGATCACCGACCGGTGA
- a CDS encoding NAD(P)/FAD-dependent oxidoreductase, with protein sequence MRVIVIGSGIAGASTAHQLARRGAEVVVVEAGRPGVATAAGAGIVCPWTSRRGDDEYRFAAAAAAYYPELVAQLAEDGAGDTSFEVVGGMVVSADPAELDEAFARVSARVAGEPAAGEVSRLDPAQARELFPALAPDLAAVHVSGGGRVDGRRMRQALLDAAVARGARIVEGAAELSGRGVRVAGKELAADKVVVAAGAWSSELVPSVSVAPQRGQISHFELPGADTARWPVVLPVSSHYLLAFPGSRVVAGATRETGSGFDHRITAAGQREVLDNALTVAPGLADATLLETRIGFRPASPDGLPLLGPLAERPDVLIATGFGPGGLTAAPFAGRLVACLALGEDVPVDLAPYRPERFTGR encoded by the coding sequence ATGCGCGTGATCGTGATCGGCTCCGGGATCGCCGGAGCGAGCACCGCCCACCAGCTCGCCCGCCGCGGCGCCGAGGTCGTCGTGGTGGAGGCCGGCCGCCCCGGGGTGGCGACGGCCGCGGGTGCGGGCATCGTGTGCCCGTGGACCAGCCGCCGCGGCGACGACGAGTACCGCTTCGCCGCCGCGGCCGCCGCCTACTACCCGGAGCTGGTCGCCCAGCTGGCCGAGGACGGCGCGGGCGACACCTCGTTCGAGGTGGTCGGCGGCATGGTCGTGTCGGCGGACCCGGCCGAACTCGACGAGGCGTTCGCCCGGGTGAGTGCGCGCGTGGCCGGGGAACCGGCGGCGGGCGAGGTCTCCCGGCTCGATCCGGCGCAGGCCCGCGAGCTGTTCCCCGCGCTCGCGCCCGACCTGGCCGCGGTGCACGTCTCCGGCGGCGGACGCGTGGACGGGCGGCGGATGCGGCAGGCGCTGCTCGACGCCGCGGTGGCGCGCGGCGCCCGGATCGTCGAGGGCGCGGCGGAACTGAGCGGGCGCGGCGTCCGGGTCGCGGGTAAGGAGCTGGCGGCGGACAAGGTCGTCGTCGCGGCCGGGGCGTGGAGCAGCGAGCTGGTGCCGTCGGTGTCCGTGGCGCCGCAGCGGGGCCAGATCAGCCACTTCGAACTGCCGGGCGCGGACACCGCGCGCTGGCCGGTCGTGCTGCCGGTGTCCAGCCACTACCTGCTGGCCTTCCCCGGCTCGCGGGTGGTCGCGGGCGCCACGCGGGAGACCGGCTCCGGCTTCGACCACCGCATCACCGCGGCCGGCCAGCGGGAGGTGCTGGACAACGCCCTGACCGTCGCGCCGGGCCTGGCCGACGCGACGCTGCTGGAAACCCGGATCGGCTTCCGGCCCGCCTCACCGGACGGCCTGCCGCTGCTCGGGCCGCTGGCGGAGCGGCCGGACGTGCTGATCGCCACCGGCTTCGGCCCGGGCGGGCTGACCGCGGCGCCGTTCGCCGGACGGCTCGTCGCCTGCCTCGCGCTCGGCGAAGACGTGCCGGTCGACCTCGCGCCCTACCGGCCGGAGCGGTTCACCGGTCGGTGA
- a CDS encoding serine protein kinase RIO, which produces MRQHDFEDFTPRSRRRRPRFDDEINPVRSGRLTEQERQRLARVRDDSYAEPAVPGGADRYSTWDSAEHGPRPHPVWLVTELAAVDTELGVLKTGKEAEVHLLRRGLPDRSRECLLAAKRYRSSEHRQFHRDSGYLEGRRMRRSRENRAMAQRTSFGRNLIAEQWAIAEFAALSRLWTIGAPVPYPVQRDGTELLLEFVGEPDGTAAPRLAQLRPEPEELRDLWFQTIGALDVLASEGLAHGDLSAYNILVHQGRIVLIDLPQVVDVVANPRGAEYLTRDVHNISAWFAARGLQVEADDLAFDLRQRAGLR; this is translated from the coding sequence GTGCGTCAGCACGATTTCGAAGACTTCACACCACGCTCACGTCGTCGCCGCCCGCGGTTCGACGACGAGATCAACCCCGTCCGCAGCGGCCGCCTGACCGAACAGGAGCGGCAGCGGCTCGCCCGCGTGCGCGACGACAGCTACGCCGAACCGGCGGTGCCCGGCGGCGCCGACCGCTACTCGACGTGGGACAGCGCCGAGCACGGCCCGCGCCCGCACCCGGTCTGGCTGGTCACCGAACTGGCCGCCGTGGACACCGAGCTGGGTGTCCTCAAGACCGGCAAGGAGGCCGAGGTGCACCTGCTGCGCCGCGGGCTCCCCGACCGCAGCCGGGAATGCCTGCTCGCCGCGAAGCGTTACCGATCAAGCGAGCACCGCCAGTTCCACCGCGACTCCGGCTACCTCGAGGGCAGGCGCATGCGCCGGTCCCGGGAGAACCGGGCCATGGCGCAGCGCACCTCGTTCGGCCGCAACCTCATCGCGGAGCAGTGGGCGATCGCCGAGTTCGCCGCGCTCAGTCGCTTGTGGACGATCGGTGCGCCGGTGCCGTACCCGGTGCAGCGGGACGGCACGGAACTGCTGCTGGAGTTCGTCGGAGAGCCCGACGGCACGGCGGCGCCACGCCTGGCACAGCTGCGGCCCGAGCCGGAGGAACTACGCGACCTGTGGTTCCAGACGATCGGGGCGCTCGACGTACTGGCGTCGGAGGGGCTCGCGCACGGAGACCTGTCCGCCTACAACATCCTCGTCCACCAGGGCCGGATCGTGCTCATCGACCTGCCCCAGGTCGTGGATGTCGTGGCGAATCCGAGAGGAGCGGAGTACCTCACCCGTGACGTCCACAACATCTCCGCGTGGTTTGCCGCGCGGGGTCTGCAGGTCGAGGCCGATGACCTGGCTTTCGACCTGCGGCAGCGGGCGGGGCTGAGGTGA
- a CDS encoding DEAD/DEAH box helicase: protein MSITLESTSTVQSFADLNLPEPLLGALRKAGIDAPFPIQSATLPDALAGRDVLGRAQTGSGKTLAFGLALLARLEGGKARSRKPRSLVLVPTRELALQVSDALTPLARALGLWCRTAVGGMAFPRQADALHRGVDLLIATPGRLSDHVRQGTADLSEVQFIAIDEADQMADMGFLPQVREILDLTPRDGQRLLFSATLDGDVGQLVNRYMHDPVEHSVAPATASVDTMDHYVFQVSRQEKQSVVTEIGAREGRTIMFVRTKHHVDRLTDRLRERGVRAGALHGGKSQGQRNRVLQDFRDGHTTVLVATDVAARGIHVDDVSLVLHVDPAADHKDYLHRAGRTARAGASGTVVTLITPDQRRTVRRMTDKAGVRADQLVVRPGDAKLSDITGAREPSGVPVVDRPRDTAPRRGGGSRGFGGPQRPRRGGSYGDRDRGHGGGYRQGRPGRGPRRSTPSAS from the coding sequence GTGAGCATCACCCTTGAGTCCACTTCCACCGTGCAGTCGTTTGCCGACCTGAACCTGCCGGAGCCCCTGCTCGGGGCCCTGCGCAAGGCCGGCATCGACGCACCCTTCCCGATCCAGTCGGCGACCCTGCCGGACGCGCTCGCCGGGCGCGACGTGCTCGGCCGGGCGCAGACCGGATCCGGGAAGACCCTCGCCTTCGGGCTGGCCCTGCTGGCCCGCCTCGAGGGCGGGAAGGCCCGGTCGCGGAAACCCCGCAGCCTGGTCCTCGTTCCCACGCGTGAGCTGGCCCTCCAGGTCAGCGACGCGCTCACCCCGCTGGCCCGCGCGCTGGGCCTGTGGTGCCGGACCGCCGTCGGCGGGATGGCCTTCCCCCGGCAGGCCGACGCGCTGCACCGCGGCGTCGACCTGCTGATCGCCACGCCGGGCCGTCTGTCCGACCACGTCCGGCAGGGCACCGCGGACCTCAGCGAGGTCCAGTTCATCGCCATCGACGAGGCCGACCAGATGGCGGACATGGGCTTCCTGCCCCAGGTCCGGGAGATCCTGGACCTGACCCCGCGCGACGGCCAGCGGCTGCTGTTCTCGGCGACGCTGGACGGCGACGTCGGGCAGCTGGTCAACCGGTACATGCACGACCCGGTCGAGCACTCGGTCGCGCCGGCCACGGCCAGCGTCGACACGATGGACCACTACGTGTTCCAGGTCTCGCGCCAGGAGAAGCAGTCGGTCGTGACCGAGATCGGCGCCCGCGAGGGCCGCACGATCATGTTCGTGCGCACCAAGCACCACGTGGACCGGTTGACCGACCGGCTGCGTGAGCGCGGTGTGCGGGCGGGCGCGCTGCACGGCGGCAAGTCGCAGGGCCAGCGCAACCGGGTCCTGCAGGACTTCCGCGACGGCCACACCACGGTGCTGGTCGCCACGGACGTCGCGGCGCGCGGCATCCACGTCGACGACGTCAGCCTGGTGCTGCACGTCGACCCGGCCGCGGACCACAAGGACTACCTGCACCGCGCCGGCCGCACCGCGCGCGCCGGTGCGTCGGGCACCGTGGTCACGCTGATCACGCCCGACCAGCGGCGCACCGTGCGCCGGATGACCGACAAGGCCGGCGTCCGCGCCGACCAGCTGGTCGTGCGGCCCGGTGACGCGAAGCTGTCCGACATCACCGGCGCCCGCGAGCCGAGCGGCGTCCCGGTGGTGGACCGTCCGCGCGACACCGCCCCGCGCCGGGGTGGCGGCTCGCGTGGCTTCGGCGGGCCGCAGCGGCCGCGTCGCGGTGGCAGCTACGGCGACCGCGACCGCGGTCACGGTGGCGGCTACCGCCAGGGGCGTCCGGGCCGCGGCCCGCGTCGCAGCACGCCGTCGGCCAGCTGA
- a CDS encoding winged helix-turn-helix transcriptional regulator, whose protein sequence is MTDERRSGCPINLSVEVLGDKWSLVVIRDMMFGNLRHFRELLQNSQEGIASNILASRLQRLTELGLVSRAPDPTHKQKVIYSLTEPAIQLVPVMAHLGAWGRRHLPVTRELAVRAELLERGGPQLWDEFMDELREQHLGIPRPPGRESVFAKLHSAYEAALAEQSA, encoded by the coding sequence ATGACGGACGAACGCCGGTCGGGATGCCCGATCAACCTGTCGGTCGAGGTGCTCGGTGACAAGTGGTCGCTGGTCGTGATCCGGGACATGATGTTCGGCAACCTGCGGCACTTCCGGGAGCTGCTGCAGAACTCGCAGGAGGGGATCGCGTCGAACATCCTCGCGTCCCGGTTGCAGCGGCTGACTGAGCTGGGACTGGTGTCCCGCGCCCCGGACCCCACGCACAAGCAGAAGGTGATCTACAGCCTGACCGAACCGGCGATCCAGCTCGTGCCGGTGATGGCGCACCTGGGCGCGTGGGGGCGCAGGCACCTGCCGGTCACCCGCGAACTGGCCGTGCGGGCGGAACTCCTGGAACGCGGCGGGCCGCAGCTGTGGGACGAGTTCATGGACGAGCTGCGCGAACAGCACCTCGGCATCCCGCGTCCCCCGGGCCGGGAGTCGGTGTTCGCGAAGCTGCACAGCGCCTACGAAGCGGCCCTCGCCGAACAGAGCGCATAA
- a CDS encoding dihydrofolate reductase family protein has product MSKVFSSLGVSADGFLAGPRQTRKDPLGEGGEQLHRWMFETPDENRPEIDAIVDAGAFIMGRNMFGPVRGEWDEDWRGWWGDEPPYHGPVFVLTHFPHEPIEMEGGTTFHFVTDGIESALKQARSAAGDRNVSVAGGASTVNQYLAAGLIDELRLHIAPLVLGEGERLFAGLSDLDLEPVSSRTTSLVTHVTYRVRR; this is encoded by the coding sequence ATGAGCAAGGTGTTCAGCAGCCTGGGCGTGTCGGCCGACGGTTTCCTGGCGGGGCCGCGTCAGACCCGGAAGGACCCGCTCGGCGAGGGCGGCGAGCAGCTGCACCGGTGGATGTTCGAGACCCCGGACGAGAACCGGCCGGAGATCGACGCCATCGTCGACGCGGGCGCGTTCATCATGGGGCGCAACATGTTCGGCCCGGTCCGTGGCGAATGGGACGAGGACTGGCGTGGCTGGTGGGGCGACGAGCCGCCGTACCACGGGCCGGTGTTCGTGCTGACCCACTTCCCGCACGAACCGATCGAGATGGAGGGCGGCACGACGTTCCACTTCGTCACCGACGGCATCGAGTCCGCGCTGAAGCAGGCGCGGTCCGCGGCCGGTGACCGGAACGTGTCGGTGGCGGGCGGCGCCTCGACGGTGAACCAGTACCTGGCGGCCGGCTTGATCGACGAGCTGCGCCTGCACATCGCCCCCCTGGTGCTGGGAGAGGGCGAGCGGCTCTTCGCCGGCCTCAGCGACCTGGACCTGGAGCCGGTCTCCTCGCGCACCACCTCGCTGGTCACCCACGTGACCTACCGGGTCCGGCGCTAG
- a CDS encoding PIG-L deacetylase family protein: MTGTGPAMMPEDWSRALAVVAHPDDLEYGAAGAIARWTRQGKSVVYVLASRGEAGIDSMPPEEAGPLRTQEQLAAARVVGVEEVEFLDHPDGLIENGIPLRRDIAAAVRRHRPELVVTLNHRESFPGGGFNMADHRNVGLATLDAVRDAANRWLFRDLGLEPWSGVRWVAVGGSPVQTHAVDITGTFDLAVASLREHKAYLAALGGVMSEPEPFLRQFASAAGELAGVPLACTFELFPI, from the coding sequence ATGACCGGCACGGGACCGGCGATGATGCCGGAGGACTGGAGCCGGGCGCTCGCGGTGGTCGCGCACCCGGACGACCTGGAGTACGGCGCGGCCGGGGCGATCGCCCGGTGGACCAGGCAGGGGAAGTCGGTCGTCTACGTGCTCGCCTCGCGCGGCGAGGCCGGCATCGACAGCATGCCGCCCGAGGAGGCCGGGCCGCTGCGGACGCAGGAGCAGCTCGCCGCGGCCAGGGTCGTGGGGGTCGAGGAGGTCGAGTTCCTGGACCACCCGGACGGCCTGATCGAGAACGGGATCCCGTTGCGGCGGGACATCGCGGCGGCGGTCCGGCGGCACCGCCCGGAGCTGGTGGTGACGCTCAACCACCGCGAGTCGTTTCCCGGCGGCGGATTCAACATGGCCGACCACCGCAACGTCGGCCTGGCCACGCTCGACGCGGTCCGCGACGCCGCCAATCGGTGGCTCTTCCGCGACCTCGGGCTGGAGCCGTGGAGCGGCGTGCGGTGGGTGGCGGTGGGCGGCTCGCCGGTGCAGACCCACGCCGTGGACATCACCGGCACGTTCGACCTGGCGGTCGCGTCGCTGCGCGAGCACAAGGCGTACCTGGCCGCGCTGGGCGGGGTGATGTCCGAACCGGAGCCGTTCCTGCGCCAGTTCGCCTCGGCCGCGGGCGAACTGGCCGGCGTGCCCCTGGCCTGCACCTTCGAGCTGTTCCCGATCTAG
- a CDS encoding 8-amino-7-oxononanoate synthase, with amino-acid sequence MNLPASSSPEQVFDWLDAAAEKRAAAGLTRRLRPRGASSTELDLAGNDYLGLARDKRVAGAAAAAALRWGAGATGSRLDTGSTELHTELEYELARFCGAQAALVFSSGFTANLGAVTALSGAESAIVSDKHIHTSLIEGCRLSRTDVAAISHCDPAAIKHALATRRKPRALVVTDSVFSVDGDLAPLPELSQVCREHGAALLVDDAHGFGVLGDGGRGAVHAAGLAGEPDVVTTISLSKALGAQGGAVLGPRRVIRHLVDTARSFIFDTGLAPASAAAALAALGVLKSEPDLPEKVLTNAITLSAQLRAAGFRVSNPEAAVISVQAPSAESAVEWADRCAEQGVRVGCFRPPSVPDGISRLRLTVRADLTESDVDTAVKVVSESAPAGAAS; translated from the coding sequence GTGAACCTACCGGCTTCCTCCTCCCCAGAGCAGGTTTTCGACTGGCTCGACGCCGCCGCCGAGAAGCGCGCGGCGGCCGGGCTGACCCGCAGGCTGCGGCCGCGGGGAGCCTCCTCGACGGAGCTGGACCTCGCCGGCAACGACTATCTCGGCCTGGCCCGCGACAAGCGCGTCGCGGGGGCCGCCGCGGCCGCCGCGCTCCGCTGGGGTGCGGGCGCCACCGGTTCCCGCCTGGACACCGGCTCCACCGAGTTGCACACCGAACTCGAGTACGAGCTGGCGCGCTTCTGCGGCGCCCAGGCCGCGCTGGTGTTCTCCTCGGGCTTCACGGCCAACCTGGGCGCCGTCACGGCGCTGTCCGGGGCGGAGTCGGCGATCGTCAGCGACAAGCACATCCACACGTCGCTGATCGAGGGCTGCCGCCTGTCCCGCACCGACGTCGCGGCGATCAGCCACTGCGATCCGGCGGCGATCAAGCACGCGCTGGCGACCCGCCGCAAGCCGCGGGCGCTGGTGGTCACCGACTCGGTGTTCTCCGTCGACGGCGACCTCGCGCCGCTGCCCGAGCTGTCCCAGGTGTGCCGCGAGCACGGCGCGGCGCTGCTGGTCGACGACGCGCACGGGTTCGGCGTGCTCGGTGACGGCGGCCGGGGCGCGGTGCACGCCGCCGGGCTGGCGGGCGAGCCGGACGTCGTCACGACGATCTCGCTGTCCAAGGCGCTCGGCGCGCAGGGCGGCGCCGTTCTCGGGCCGCGCCGGGTGATCCGGCACCTCGTCGACACGGCCCGCAGCTTCATCTTCGACACCGGGCTCGCGCCGGCCAGCGCGGCCGCGGCGCTGGCCGCGCTCGGGGTGCTCAAGTCCGAGCCCGACCTGCCGGAGAAGGTCCTGACCAACGCGATCACGCTGTCCGCCCAGCTGCGCGCGGCCGGGTTCCGGGTGAGCAACCCGGAGGCCGCGGTCATCTCGGTTCAGGCGCCCTCGGCCGAATCGGCCGTCGAGTGGGCGGACCGCTGCGCCGAGCAGGGTGTGCGGGTCGGCTGCTTCCGCCCGCCGTCGGTCCCGGACGGGATTTCCCGGCTGCGCCTCACCGTCCGGGCCGACCTGACGGAGTCCGATGTGGACACCGCGGTGAAGGTGGTCAGCGAATCGGCGCCAGCCGGCGCCGCATCGTGA
- a CDS encoding GNAT family N-acetyltransferase, whose amino-acid sequence MNPDRGVRGPDLTTQQLYDILRLRVEVFVVEQTCPYPELDGRDLLPTTRHFWIDGPDGIESYLRVLDDGDGVQRIGRVVTAKHARGRGLAARLMTAALISVGDADSVLDAQTYARGFYEKFGYVAEGDEFDEDGIPHITMRRRLAPIR is encoded by the coding sequence GTGAACCCCGACAGAGGCGTCCGCGGACCGGACCTGACCACGCAGCAGCTGTACGACATCCTCCGGCTCCGGGTGGAGGTGTTCGTCGTGGAGCAGACCTGCCCGTACCCCGAGCTGGACGGGCGTGACCTGCTCCCGACGACCCGCCACTTCTGGATCGACGGGCCCGATGGCATCGAGTCCTACCTGCGGGTGCTCGACGACGGGGACGGCGTCCAGCGCATCGGCCGGGTCGTCACCGCGAAGCACGCCCGGGGCCGGGGCCTCGCCGCACGCCTGATGACCGCCGCGCTGATCTCGGTCGGGGACGCGGACAGCGTGCTCGACGCGCAGACCTACGCCCGCGGTTTCTACGAGAAGTTCGGGTATGTCGCGGAGGGCGACGAGTTCGACGAGGACGGCATCCCGCACATCACGATGCGGCGCCGGCTGGCGCCGATTCGCTGA
- a CDS encoding serine protease, whose amino-acid sequence MAKHRRRDRKFRLALTAVITAAAFVPVVAAAMPSTGARPNIVGGTEASTSSYPFAVYLTDKSGNQFCGGVIVSATAVATAAHCANAVKRADLRVVAGRTDKRTNDGKTVSVREVWVPDSFSDPGKGDDVAVLKLAQSLPYRPVELPGDDSLYAEGTQATVLGWGRTSDGGPRSDVLRKAEVPLLSDSGCRASYSNYDSRSMVCAGYPDGKIDACQGDSGGPLVVGGTLIGLVSWGDGCAQAGKPGVYTRVLTYVNEIRSEAESSRLVFW is encoded by the coding sequence ATGGCTAAGCACCGCCGACGCGACCGCAAGTTCCGCCTGGCGCTGACGGCGGTCATCACCGCCGCCGCGTTCGTGCCGGTGGTGGCGGCGGCCATGCCGAGCACCGGTGCCCGCCCGAACATCGTCGGCGGCACCGAGGCGTCCACCAGCAGCTACCCGTTCGCGGTGTACCTCACCGACAAGAGCGGCAACCAGTTCTGCGGCGGCGTCATCGTCAGCGCGACGGCGGTGGCCACCGCCGCCCACTGCGCCAACGCCGTGAAGCGTGCGGACCTGCGGGTCGTCGCGGGCCGCACGGACAAGCGCACGAACGACGGCAAGACCGTGTCGGTGCGCGAGGTGTGGGTGCCCGACTCGTTCTCCGACCCCGGCAAGGGCGACGACGTCGCGGTGCTCAAGCTCGCGCAGAGCCTGCCGTACCGGCCGGTGGAGCTGCCCGGCGACGACTCGCTGTACGCCGAGGGCACCCAGGCGACGGTGCTGGGCTGGGGCCGCACCTCCGACGGCGGCCCGCGCTCGGACGTGCTGCGCAAGGCCGAGGTGCCGCTGCTCAGCGACTCCGGCTGCCGCGCCAGCTACTCGAACTACGACTCCCGGTCGATGGTGTGCGCGGGCTACCCGGACGGCAAGATCGACGCCTGCCAGGGCGACTCGGGCGGTCCGCTGGTCGTCGGCGGCACGCTCATCGGGCTCGTGTCGTGGGGCGACGGCTGCGCCCAGGCGGGCAAACCGGGTGTTTACACCCGCGTGCTCACCTACGTGAACGAGATTCGCAGCGAAGCCGAGTCGTCGCGGCTCGTGTTCTGGTAG